The genomic interval CACGTTCTTTCACATTCATGAGGTCCGGCGGGTCATGCCGCCGGATGCACCGCCCTCGGTGGCCCTCCTGGCCGAGGCCAGCATCAAGACGCTGCTGCGCCTGACCGAGCTGCCTGAGGGCACGACGGTCGGTCTCGTCTGCGCCTCCGCGGCGGGCGGCCAGAACCTGCAGCGCTCCGTCCAGTCGGCCGGGCTCATGCACATCACCCCGGTGCTCGCCTCCACCGACGATCCCTGGTCCATTGACCGCATGCTGGAGAAGACCCGCATCGTCGTGTGCAGCGAGCACGCCGTGAACCAGATACGCGGCCTCCTGCCCCCCGACGTCGAGCTGGTGCTCGCCGATCGCAGTCTCGACCGGGGCGGCATCGACATGCTGTCCGATCTGCTCGCCCAGATGGACGAGGAAGGCCATGACCATGCGTGAGGCGCCCGCGGCGATCTGCTAGGCTGCTCGCCGTGAGCGCTCCTGAGTCCGTCTGCGTCTTCGACCTCGATCACACCCTCGTCAACTCTCCCCTCGATCTCCGGGCCGTCGGCCGCGAGATGGAAGCCTTCATTCGCGGTCGTGGGGTGGCACTGCCCGAGCGCGAGCTTCGCTGGTCCGGGCCCGAGCTCCTGGCCCTGGTGCGCCAGGGCGCGGCCCATCTCGAGGCCGAGCTCATGCAGATCCCTCAACGTCACGAGCGGGCCGCCATGGCCGAGGCCGTTCTCGAGCCCTTCGCCCGCGAGACTCTCTCCGCCATGAAGCAGCTCGGCTTCGCCACGGCCATCTGGACCAACAATGACCGCGTGGTCGCCGATTTCGTCCTGGGCCGCTTCGTGCTGGGGGAGCATCTGGATCTCGTCGTCACGCGCGACGAGATGACGGCTCTCAAGCCGCATCCGGACGGCCTCCGCGTGGTGAGAGAGCGCTGGCCCGAGGCGCCGCGGATCGTGATGGTGGGCGACTCCTGGGTGGACGGCGCCGCCGCCCAGGCCGGTGGCATTCCCTTCATTCGCTATCGCGGCAATGCCGAAGAGTTCGCCCGACGCGATATCCCCATCACCGCCCATATCGCCTCGCTCCTCGACCTGCCCGCGGCGCTCGCCTGACTCCCACCCTCACCCTGCCCTCTCCCTCCTGGGAGGGAGAGGGATATAGAAAAGGTCGACCACGAACAAACACATTTATCCCTCTCCCCTCAGGGGAGAGGGGCGCGGTTCGAGCTGAGCGCCAGAGGCGCGAGGCGAGGGCTCAGTAAATCAGGGGTGGTCCCCGCATCGTATACTTCACCACGTGGATCTCTTCGACTCGCCTCCGACAGAAAAGCCGCCCGCCGCTCCCGCCCCCCTCGCCGACCGCATGAGGCCGCGAAGCCTGGACGAGGTCGTGGGCCAGGAGCATCTGGTTGGCCCCGGCAAAGTCCTGCGACGCTCCCTCGAGGACGGGGCGCTTCACTCGATGATCCTCTGGGGACCGCCGGGCACCGGCAAGACCACGCTGGCCTTTCTGATGGCCCAGGTCGCCGGCGCCCGCTTCGTTCCTTTCTCGGCGGTCCTGGCCGGCGTCAAGGAGATCCGCCAGGTGGTGGCCGAAGCGCAAGCCGAGCGCGCCCGCGGCGGCCGCCGGACCATCCTCTTCGTCGACGAGATCCATCGCTTCAACCGGGGTCAGCAGGATGCCTTCCTGCCCCATGTCGAGAAGGGCACGCTCACCCTGATC from Candidatus Methylomirabilota bacterium carries:
- a CDS encoding HAD-IA family hydrolase, encoding MSAPESVCVFDLDHTLVNSPLDLRAVGREMEAFIRGRGVALPERELRWSGPELLALVRQGAAHLEAELMQIPQRHERAAMAEAVLEPFARETLSAMKQLGFATAIWTNNDRVVADFVLGRFVLGEHLDLVVTRDEMTALKPHPDGLRVVRERWPEAPRIVMVGDSWVDGAAAQAGGIPFIRYRGNAEEFARRDIPITAHIASLLDLPAALA